The genome window GATTACCAATTACCGATTGCCGAGCATACCTCATTTTTTTGATAACCGCTATTATGATTTATTTTGATTATGTACTTAGCAAAGTCAAAAGTCTTATGATTCGATTATTTCCTCAATCTCCAGAGGGAATATTTGAGAAAAAGTCAAGCTCAGTCAACTCCTCGATTTGGTTAATCGTCAGATTCCATCTCAGCATATTTATCAGTCACAACTTGTCCATCTGGCATGATAGTATTTCGCATGTAGGCTTCGTTTAAATTGCAACCTTCAACGAGTGCTCCTCTCAAATTGGCCTCATACAGACAAGTTTCACCCATAATTGCATTTCTAAGGTCTGCTCCTTCCAGATTGGCTCGTTCCAAGCTAACTTCAACTAAAAGAGTATTTCTCAGGTTGGCATTCCGGAGATTAGTACATTCCAAATTACCACCCCTAAATTTGGCATTACTTAGATTAGCTCTCTCCAAGGAAGCATTTTCTAGGTTGGTTTCTAAATAAGTATTAGACAAGTCTGCTTCGTCCAGAATAGCATAGCTCAAGTCAGCGAATTGCAACTTAGCTGACTTAAAAATGCTAAGCCTGAGATTGGCTTCTTGCAGACGAGCGCTCATCAAGTTAGCTTCAGTGAAGTCAGCCTCACTCAAGTTTACGCCTCTTAGTTTGGCGCGTTGTAGGTTAACACGACGAAAATCTCTTTCACCCGCCGCGTACATTTTGATCGGTTGTTCTGCGTCCATAACTTACCTCTTTAATATATTTACACTCTAATATGATACTGAAGTTCTTTCCTCTGGAGTAAGTCCTGACTGATGAAGTGTAAGTACCTTATCAGCCAGGAGGAATCATTTATAAAAGAGGGCTAGAACTATCTGTTTCGATAATCTCTTGAATTTCTTCAGGCACATTTGACAAAAAGTCATATCCTGTAAGCTCTTCAAGATAATCAACATTAACTCGCCACTGTTGCCAGTCTTTCCAGTTAGTTACACCATTGGGAAGAAATCCGTTAGGATATGATGGACTATCTGGCAATCTGTAGTTGGGATCGGGAGTGCTTCGATTGCGTCTATTGGGTGTTATGACAGCAATGACCTGCGTATTGGCAGTGACATCAGCTATTCCTTGACCGGGTTCTAAGGGAAGGATAATTTTCCAAGTGTAGTTAGGTATCCCAATAGTTTTCGGATTGGGAGTCAAAATACCATCTGGATCGAGAACAACTCTGCCCCGAGTATTTGTTGAAATTGTGTTGTGGATCTCTCTGAGGTCAGAATGACCTCTAGGTACTGCGGGACTGTAATCAAAACCGCCAGCAATAATGTAGAGTTCGCTGTTATCTTCCTCAACAAGGTCTCGGCTGTAGTCTTCGAGAGCAAACCACGCACTCTCTCCGCGATTATTGCCTCGATGTTGTGGAAGTACGTTGGTTGTTAGGAATGTGGAATATATATCTTTGTAAGTCCTGCTTCGATCCGCAGCAGCAGTCATATGACCGCGATCAAAGTCTCTTTGATTGCGCCTATAATCGGGCCCTTGAGTTTTTATCCATGTCTCAGGGAGTGTGGGATCGGCTACCCAAGGATAATCCGCAAAATAGTTAGCACGGTAACTACTATCAGGAGAAGTAAGAGTAATTCCACTGCCAGTATCAAGAATAGGAGGGGGAAAACCAACAGGAGGATACTTACTAGGATCGTTGAGTTCAAGGTCTTCCTGTTGAATAGTTCCCAGCCATGACTTGTTTAACTGCCAACTCACCCAATTAGGCCCCTTGATAGCATCATTGTAAGATAATGAATACTGTGGCTTTTCAATCAAGTAATTTTCGCGGTGAGTATCTTCAGAAGGGCGAGCAAAAGTGGGATTTCCTAACTTGAGATGAATGCTATTAAAGAAAACATCATCCAGATAAACTTGACTGTCTCCTTCTACATTAAACTGCAACAAGACAGGTTTGCCGCGTAGATCGTCAGGAACATTCAGGTGAAATGTTTCAAATCCTTGTTCAGCGTAAGCTAGATTGTTGGTGTAGGGATCTCTGTAGCCGACAACATTATAATCGTAGTAACCAACCGCATTAGGACGGGCAAGAGAATTCGGATCTAACGGGTTAATTAATGTATCTGGATCGGCAGCCCTCGTCAGTTCGATCGGGGTTAAATCCTGCCACTCTTCAGTGGTTGATTCCGTTCCTTTGATAGAAACTTTGAGTTGACCGCCACTAGGGTTAGGTACGTGAAGATTGAAGCGCAAAGTTCCAGACTCAGGCACGACAAAACGGTTGTGGGTAATACTTTTTCCTGATTCTAGTTTCAGAGCATAATTTGGTTGAGTACGATCGACTCCTATCCTATCGAGTTCCGCATCCAAAGCCGGAGCATCCGTTGCAGATAGCTGATTCACATCAACGAGATTGTTTGTAGTTACACTCGCTGACGTTTCACCATTATGAAAAGACCAACCAGGAATCGCATCAGAAAAAATAGTCCGATTACCACCCTGCGGATTGAAAACAGCATCGAAATTGCCGTTAAACAGAGTGGGAACCGCAAAATCTCACCGCATTCTGGCATCATAAGTATTCTCAAAATCAACCGGGAAAGTGCTAATATGAAAGTATAAACAATTTGCATCAAAAAGCTATGGATGTTGAAGAATTATATAGACGTTACGCTGCCGGAGAGAGAGATTTCCCTGGAGTTGATTTAAGTGGAGCTAACTTCAACATTGCTAAAGTGACATTCCTCGAAGAACTCGAACCAGGTCAAAATGAGTTGAGCGGTATCAACCTCAGCGGTGCTAATTTGACCGGAGCTAAGATAAGTTTTGTTAATCTCAGCGGTGCTAACTTAAGCGGTACTCAACTATATGATGCCAGCGTGAAAAATGTTAACCTGAATGATGCCAACCTCAGTGGTTCCCATCTCTCTTTGATCAACACTTATGATTCTAGTTTCAAGCGAGCTAACCTTAAGGGGGCTATTCTGTCGGAAGCTGGTATGTACACCGTCGATCTTGAAGATGCCAACCTTAGTGAGGCCAATCTCCAATGCGCCACCATCAGAGATTCTAGTCTCAAGCGAGTTAATCTTGAGGGGGCTATTTTGTGGGAATCTGGTATGTCCAACTGCGATCTAGAGGGTGCTAACCTCAAAAAAGTTCTTTTAGATGAAGCAGGTTTTTCCGACTGCAACCTGAGAGATGCCATTTTTGACGAAGATAATTGGTGGGGTCGTTGTTATCTGAGAAACACTATCATGCCTGGAGGAACACCTCTCACAAACGAGAGAGATTGAGGAATGAAGCGGAGACAGGACGTACATCCGCTTCAGGAGAAATCAGTGTTGTGCTAACTAGGCAGTAATCCGTTATCTCTCTCTTCTATTTTCTCTTGAATAGTCTCAGGTAAGTTGGACAGGAAGTTATATCCTGTTAAGCTTTCTAAATAATCAATACTCACGCGCCAATCTTGCCAGTTATTCCAATTCGTGATTTGGCGGTTGGTTTCTCCTGGCAGGGGGAAGTCTCTCGGAGTAACCAGAGATGCTCGATTAGGCACCATGATAGCAACCACTTCCGTGTTAGCTGTAATGTCGTCAATACTCTGACCTGCAACCAGAGGTACTACAATTTTCCAAGTAAAATCAGGAATCAAAATTTCTTTGGGATTCACTGTCCAAGTTCCATTAGGATCGAGTACCGTGCGACCATCTGGGCCTACTGAAACTTTATTTCCAATCGCGTTATTTGGATCGTACCCATATCCGCCAGCAACAATGTAATAATCTCTCGCTACACTGGGATTTTCAAGGGAGGTACGAATATTGCGTTCAAATTTTTGCCATGCACCTTGATTATTATTACGATGCTGAGGCAGCATATTTGAGGTGAGGAATGTAGAGTAAATATCCTTAGTGGTGCGGTTTCGATCGGCAGAAGCAGTCATGTGTCCTTTTTGCATCCCACGCTGGTTCAACCGATAATCAGGCCCCTCTGTACGCACCCAGCTACTAGGCAGATCGTTATCTCCAAGCCAGGGATAGTCTACTGGGCTGGCCGGATAAGTTCCATCTGGAAAACCTGCGGGAGGATAGCCAGGTGGGACAGTCTCTGATGGTCTTGTTGTATTACCTAACCAACTTTTGTTAAGTTGCCAACTCACCCAATTGGGGCCTTTGGTAGCATCGTTGTATGAAAGCGTGTACTGTGGCTTCTCGATTAGGTAGTTTTCACGGTGAGTAGTTTCAGAAGGCCGGGCAAAGGTGGGATTCCCAAGTTTGGTAGAAATGCTTTGGAAGAAAACATCATCCAGATAAACAGTGCCGTCAGTTAATTCAAACTTGAGAGTCGCTACCTCGCCTCGCAATTCTTCTGGTATATCTACGTGGAATGTTTCAAATCCTCTGTCTCCATAACCAATCCTGTAAGTATCGGTGTCGGGATAGCCTACGGGGTAAGCTATTTCAGAAGAACCTGGATTGACGCGACCATCTGCTGCTCTGAGATCGATCGTACCACCATCAACAGTTTCTAACAGTTGGTATTCATCGCTAGGTGCATTGCCTTTGATAGAAACTTTGACTTTTCCATTGGTGGTAAGTTCAGGTACGTGAAGATTGAACCGCAAAGTTCCAGACTCAGGCACCACAAAACGGTTGTGAGTAATACTTTTACCTGATTGTAGCTTCAGAGCATAATTTGCTTGAGTCCGATCGACTCCTATCCTATCGAGTTCCGCATCCAAAGCCGGAGCATCCGTTGCAGATAGCTGATTCACATCAACGAGATTGTTTGTAGTTACACTCGCTGACGTTTCACCATTATGAAAAGACCAACCAGGAATCGCATCAGAAAAAATAGTCCGATTACCACCCTGCGGATTGAAAACAGCATCGAAATTGCCGTTAAACAAAGTAGGAACCGCAAAATCTCCCCGCATTCTGGCATCATAAGTATTGTCAAAATCAACCGGGATGCGCTCTACATTCGTTTGGGGACGAAACTCCTTCCCGCCGCCCAAAACCGAATAAAACCACCCCGTACCAATTCCCTCCCAAGGAGCACCATCAACACCATGTTCAAAACTGTGTTCCGGCGTATACCAAGGTGTAACCCGAGCAGAACTGTTCGCAATCTCGCTAAATGAAAAGTCCTTATCGAACAAAGGTTCGCGATACCCATCACCGCGCCGGCGGAAAATAGGATTAACATCTAAGTCTTCATCGAAGGGGAAGTTAGTTGGAAACAAGTCAGATGTTCCTCCATACCAACTCAAAACACGTCCGTGTACGGCTCCCCTGCCGGCAATACCAACAGTAGGATCTGTTTCCTTGGTAAACCCAGCACGGCTGTCATTATAATCTGGGTTATTGCTATTGGTTCCCAGGAAAACCGACAAATCCGGTTCTCCTAACAGCGGAGCATCTGGATCGGGATTTTCTGACCTCCAACCTTCTCGCGGAAACTGAAGTCCGGGAGCTGTTTTTCCATCTTCTGTAGATGGAAGATTGGGAATATCCCGGCCCGCAGGCGAAACCGTACCGCTTAATAAATTCGGTACTGTCTGATAGTAATTATCCGCAAAAGTGACATTCTCCCAAACCTGAACCTTCGGTTCGCGGAAATCGCCGAAATTATCTGTCACCACATTTAGCCCCGGTTGGTCGAAATCGTGGGGGTCTAAAGTTGTCATCTGAAGGTCGCGAATATCAGAGTTTTCTTTGCCACCCGCTTCAGGAAAATGAGTACCCAAACGCTGAATAATTTCGCTGTTAACAACTGTTCCCCGACTGAAACCAACAAAATGCAGCGGTGAGTTGAAAATTGCTCCTTGTTTTGCCGTGCTATTTTCATCAATGAACAGTTGGTCTAACTGCACGAGGGAAGCAAAGAAAGTATCTGCCACTGCTTCGCTAAAACCTGAATCAGGAGCTGCCGATTCATTATTATTCGACCAGTCATTGAGCAGCACTAACGGTTGATTGTTGTCAAGGTATGGAGCTATGTAACTCTCCAACTTGGTGAGATAGTCGACGTCGTCTTCTGGATTCTCACCTGCTGGGAAATCTGGCGCAACCGCTCCATATTTGGTAACAGGAACCCAATAACCAGTAGCGAGGTCGTACCTCATCATCAAACCGTTATCCTCAGCACCTGCATTGGCAATACTATTGCCGAGTTGGTAAAACTCTGAAGGAATTCCAGGGTTATCAAAAAAGGGAGCACTAAAGGGAGGCTTGAAGCCATGAGTCAGCACAGTTACGCTGGGGAAGACATCATTACCATCATCGGGCTCGGTCAATATTGGCGTCCAAAAATCGCCAAACTCTATGTTCCGGCTGCCATTTTTATTCCAAGCTTCAACGGCCCAGTTGTACTCCTGACCCGCTGTCAAAGTGAGGTTGTCAGGTAGCGTGAAGCTGGTATTTGTACCTTCAATAAATGTTTGACCGCCATCCAAAGTCCACTTGCCAATACCGTCATCATCTCTTTGCCAAGTTGCCGTCAGAATTCGGTTGGGGTTGAAGTCGTTCTCTTGGCTGTGGTAAAAAGAAGTATTCCAAGGTTTTGTCAGTAAATCCAACTGTTCTGGTTTGCTCAATCCTTGATTGAAAAGAAATTCGTTGCCATTCGGGTCTGGTAAATCGACAACTTCATCCCACGGCAGCAGTCCTTCACCTTCATCGAATACGCTGAGGAAGAGGTTAACTTCTTCTACATTTTGATTGGGCAATTCGTCAAATTCCCATTCAAAAGTAGGAGTCAAGTCTTCTGTATCCCCGCCCGGGCCAGTTAAATCCAACCAATCCAGCGGTGTCGCCGCCAAACCGCGAGAGTTAGTCGCAGCAACGGGAGCTCGCTTGCTACCAGGCGGCACGCCGTAAGTATACTGGTTGTTTGCATCAATCAGAATCTGGAAGTCAGCAGCAACACTAACCGCTGGGTTAATATTATCGATGGGTACTGTGGAAAGGTCAGCAACCGTAGCATTTCGTGCGGTAGTGCTGTCGAACAAAGGCAGCCCGACACCCCGACCTTTAGCATCAATTTGAAATTGACCGGGGTTTGTCACTGTTTTCACGAATTCTTCAGTGTCAAAAACATACACCTTGCCGTTCGCACCGCTCAAATTGGGATAGGAAGCATAGAGGTACTTGCTATCACCAGAAAGCACTAAATCAGTAGTCAATCCGTCGGGAATTGGTCGAGTTGCTGCTACTAATTGCGGATTTGTCAGCGGGTCTTTGATAATGCCGATATTGCTCCCGGCCCGCGGGTCTCCATCTACGCTGGGCAATTCCTGACCGAAAAATTTCGGATCGTTATTGCGACCCACAACAAACGCATAGCTAGCATCCGGTAAAACTGTTACCGAAACTCCCTCATTCACATCGAAGTAATCAAAGTCGGAACCCAACCCTAAACTTGCATAGCGAGTCGTAGCAGCAAAACTTACAGGGTCGCTATTGCTAATATCCAGTACCCCAAATCCTTTGCTATCTTTCCCGCTGTTTGTAAAGGTCATTTTCAGCGGATCGACCGTAGAAGCTAATCCTTCTACGCCTTCATCGGCTGTTACAGTTCCGATTAATTGATTCCACTTTTGAGGGTTCTGACTTGGGTCGCTGGGTCGGTCTTTGGGGTCAATATTTACAACGTAAATCTGGCTGTTCAAACCGTTCGGTGCGGTAACAAATAGCTTCTTTCCGTCGCTGCTAATTGCCATCTGCCGCAAACCGCTAGGTGCTGTACCAACTGTGATAGTTTGGGTAACTTGGTGATACTTGGATGAGAACGGGTTGATATCGAGAACGTAGATGGAATTGCCGCCAGCTTTGCCGTCAGCAATGTAAGCGTATTGGTCGCGGGAATCAAGTACAATAGAACGAGGCGATGCACCGCTAGGCAAATCGATCGGGTTTAAGCCAGCTACATCCGCTTTAGTATCTACCTGCTGTCGGGTTATCGGATCGACCAAAGCGACTCTACCGGAAGCTTCTAGAGGTACGTACACGCGAGAACCGTCGCTGGTTACAGTCAAATCTCTGGCTCTATCTAGTCGATCGTCCGTACCTACAGCAATGTTACCAATTTGCAAGTCGCTGCTGTTAGTTGTGGCTACGACAGATTCGGCGTCGGAACCGTTGAGTACGGCGATTCTATCCGCTGTCCACTGGGCCCCAAAAACATATTCTGTATCGTTTTCAATCCGGTAGGAATTGCTGTTGTAGAGAATTTCTGTTGCTGGTTCTGCCGGATTTTGACTGACTTTTTCGTTCTGTTTCCGGCCCAGGACGATCCGGGAATCGCCCAAGGGTACGGTGTCGGGAACTCTGACGGCTACTTCAAATTGATTGTCTGCTAATTCGCGACTGAGGTTGGTTAATATTGTGCCTTCGTAAGTTTTGCCGCCCACATAAAATTTTACCACTAAATCGCTGAATTGGCTACCTTTGGGGTCGCCAAAGTTGTCTGCTAAAACGTTGCTTCCGGTCAGAAACAAAACTGGTAGATTGTTCTCAAAAGGTTGATTGTTTGCGTCTTTAAATTTGAGTTCGGCACTTTCAATGAGTGGAGGATTTTTGGGATTTGCCGCAGTTGGAGCGAGTTGAGATGCGCCTCTTTCCGCAAAAATACCCTCTTTCCCGAAGTAGTCGATTTGTATTTCGTTTACAGGTTCGCCAGTGAGAGTATCGAGTTCAGGCGATTTTTTTACGGGGGGGGGTAAAACTGAAATCCTTTAATGTGGGGCTAAAATTGATGGATTTGGAGGATATTGCGGTGTCTTCGGAGTCATTGTTAGAAATGTCTGGAAGTCCGGGGAGTGCTGGTTCTGGGGTAGGGCTGCTAACGGCTTGAGGATTGAGTGAGTTTGCGCTATTTAGGTCGAATTCAGGTATTAAGGTCGTTTCACCAATAGGGAACGGCTCTTGACTGTTGAAGGGCGATTTATTTAAAAATTTCATATTTGGTTTTGTAGATGCGAACAAGCGATACATATACTTGTCTGGCTTGTTAGTATCTCACCATAGTAAAATAGTTTTTGTCAAGGTGTTGATGCAGAAATGTCGAATCTTGTTACAATAATTTACATTACCTTCTAGATTCCCGGTACGATCGCACAATTCCGCCAAAACAATCTCGACAATCAGGTGAGAGAGCAATGGCAGCAGCATAATTAAGAACGAGAAACTAAAGAACGGACGTACAAAGACACAGATCCAACCAAGTAAAAAGCATTCACCAAAACCAACAATCCTTTACCAGCATAAGAATTAACAAAACCAAAAACGCGGTAAGTTGACAGCAGCACTAACAACATTTCCACCACAGAAACAATTGACCCGTAGTGCTTCCTATCCCAATAAGAAATCGGACTGATAAAACGGTAATTGCTGAACGGAAAAAAGTGCCTGTGAGCGTCATCATTATGCACCGGCAAATCTCCCAGAGAGTGCAGAATCATGCTGATCGACAGAATTTGCACGCTTTGCCAGCCAAAATAATAAGCAATTAGCAAACCAATAACCGCAAGGGGAATTGAATGAAACAGAGCCACAATATTTTGCACAAAAGGCTCATAATATGCTTTTGACCAAATTGTAGCTGCGGGCAAGCGAGCAATGTATTTCGCCCACAAGTAAAATAAAAATATCGGAATATCCGGCAAAATTCCGCCGATCGCAATAATTAGATTAGCTTGCGGCAGTTGCGGTTTGCCGAGAATTGCCAGATTGATAATAGCGTGGCTGGGAGTCTTCATCAGTAGGGTGCGTCAACTAGGATTATCTTATTCATAATCGATCGGATGTGGGCTGACGCACCCTACGTGTGAGATAATTGGCTCCGGCTACAAGTAAGGTTGCACTCGATCGATCAACTGCGCCGCTTGCATCACTCCCTCAATTCGATCGACCTCAGCGCCATTTTTGAACAGCACCAAAGTCGGCAAAGCATAAATGTGATGCTGCGACGCCAACTGTTCGTACTTATCGGTGTCAATTTTGACAACCATCAGCTTGTCTTTCATCTGACCGCTAACTTGTTCCAAAATCGGTGCCATCATCTGACAAGGCCCGCACCAAGTAGCGTAAAAATCTACCAACACCGGCAAGTCAGAGCCCGATAGTAACTCCTCAAAACTGCTGAACTGTTTTTGAACTGCCATAAGACCAAATAATTTTTGTGGTTCTGGCTCGATTTTAGTGCAAAATTCTCTGGTAGATTGCGAGGATACAATTATGGAATTATTACCAGAGACTTTTCAGAGATTGCGGGGTCAAGTTGCTGTCGTGACCGGTGCGTCGCGGGGAATCGGCCGCGCCGTTGCTTTAGCCCTAGCAGCAGAAGGCGCTAAAGTCGCCGTCAACTATGCGAGTTCGAGTGCTGCTGCTGATGAGGTGGTAGCAGAAATAGTCGCTGCTGGAGGAGAAGCTGTCGCACTTGCAGCAGATGTCTCGAAAACTGAGCAAGTAGATTTACTCACCAGTAATGTCATGGAAAAATGGGGACGAATTGACATTTTGGTGAACAATGCCGGCATTACTCGCGATACTTTGCTGCTGCGGATGAAGTTGGAAGATTGGCAAGCGGTAATTGATTTGAATTTAACTGGCGTGTTTTTGTGTGCGAAAGCTGCCAGTAAAATCATGCTGAAACAGCGAAGCGGCCGAATTATTAATATTGCTTCGGTTGCTGGGCAAATGGGCAATCCCGGACAAGCTAATTACAGTGCGGCAAAAGCTGGGGTAATTGGATTTACTAAAACTGTGGCGAAGGAGTTGGCGAGTCGCGGGATTACTGTGAATGCAGTTGCACCGGGTTTTATTACTACAGATATGACTAAGGATGTCAAGTCTGATGAGATTTTGAAGTATATTCCGCTGGGGAGATACGGAGAAGTTGAGGAAGTTGCGGGGATGGTGAAGTTTTTGGCGGCAGATGCGGCCGCCGCTTATATAACGGGGCAGGTTTTTAATGTGGATGGGGGGATGGTGATGGCTTAGGATTTCGGGATTTTTTTAACCGCAGATATCGCACAGCCAAGATGCCTAGATATCGCACGGGCAAGATGTCTAGATATCGCACGGGCAAGATGCCTAGATATCGCACAGGCAAGATGCCTAGATATCGCACAGGCAAGATGCCTAGATATCGCACAGGCAAGATGCCTAGATATCGCACAGGCAAGATGCCTAGATATCGCACAGGCAAGATGCCTGTGCCACGATGAAAGCGGATATCTGCGGTTAATAATTATTTTAAGGCTGCACGCAACTGACTGAGGACTTTTTTGTATTTGGCAATGCGTTGAAAATCTGCCTCTGTGGGATTTGCGATGCGACGAATATCGAGGTTATGAGTAACATCAGCGATTTTGACTCGCAATGCGATCGGGTTGGCAATCACACGCTCTAAATAAGCTGCATAAGCTTCTCCTTCTATTTTGGTAATCGCCTCGATCGCCTTTACTAT of Oscillatoria nigro-viridis PCC 7112 contains these proteins:
- a CDS encoding pentapeptide repeat-containing protein; the protein is MDAEQPIKMYAAGERDFRRVNLQRAKLRGVNLSEADFTEANLMSARLQEANLRLSIFKSAKLQFADLSYAILDEADLSNTYLETNLENASLERANLSNAKFRGGNLECTNLRNANLRNTLLVEVSLERANLEGADLRNAIMGETCLYEANLRGALVEGCNLNEAYMRNTIMPDGQVVTDKYAEMESDD
- a CDS encoding DNA/RNA non-specific endonuclease, which encodes MFLTGSNVLADNFGDPKGSQFSDLVVKFYVGGKTYEGTILTNLSRELADNQFEVAVRVPDTVPLGDSRIVLGRKQNEKVSQNPAEPATEILYNSNSYRIENDTEYVFGAQWTADRIAVLNGSDAESVVATTNSSDLQIGNIAVGTDDRLDRARDLTVTSDGSRVYVPLEASGRVALVDPITRQQVDTKADVAGLNPIDLPSGASPRSIVLDSRDQYAYIADGKAGGNSIYVLDINPFSSKYHQVTQTITVGTAPSGLRQMAISSDGKKLFVTAPNGLNSQIYVVNIDPKDRPSDPSQNPQKWNQLIGTVTADEGVEGLASTVDPLKMTFTNSGKDSKGFGVLDISNSDPVSFAATTRYASLGLGSDFDYFDVNEGVSVTVLPDASYAFVVGRNNDPKFFGQELPSVDGDPRAGSNIGIIKDPLTNPQLVAATRPIPDGLTTDLVLSGDSKYLYASYPNLSGANGKVYVFDTEEFVKTVTNPGQFQIDAKGRGVGLPLFDSTTARNATVADLSTVPIDNINPAVSVAADFQILIDANNQYTYGVPPGSKRAPVAATNSRGLAATPLDWLDLTGPGGDTEDLTPTFEWEFDELPNQNVEEVNLFLSVFDEGEGLLPWDEVVDLPDPNGNEFLFNQGLSKPEQLDLLTKPWNTSFYHSQENDFNPNRILTATWQRDDDGIGKWTLDGGQTFIEGTNTSFTLPDNLTLTAGQEYNWAVEAWNKNGSRNIEFGDFWTPILTEPDDGNDVFPSVTVLTHGFKPPFSAPFFDNPGIPSEFYQLGNSIANAGAEDNGLMMRYDLATGYWVPVTKYGAVAPDFPAGENPEDDVDYLTKLESYIAPYLDNNQPLVLLNDWSNNNESAAPDSGFSEAVADTFFASLVQLDQLFIDENSTAKQGAIFNSPLHFVGFSRGTVVNSEIIQRLGTHFPEAGGKENSDIRDLQMTTLDPHDFDQPGLNVVTDNFGDFREPKVQVWENVTFADNYYQTVPNLLSGTVSPAGRDIPNLPSTEDGKTAPGLQFPREGWRSENPDPDAPLLGEPDLSVFLGTNSNNPDYNDSRAGFTKETDPTVGIAGRGAVHGRVLSWYGGTSDLFPTNFPFDEDLDVNPIFRRRGDGYREPLFDKDFSFSEIANSSARVTPWYTPEHSFEHGVDGAPWEGIGTGWFYSVLGGGKEFRPQTNVERIPVDFDNTYDARMRGDFAVPTLFNGNFDAVFNPQGGNRTIFSDAIPGWSFHNGETSASVTTNNLVDVNQLSATDAPALDAELDRIGVDRTQANYALKLQSGKSITHNRFVVPESGTLRFNLHVPELTTNGKVKVSIKGNAPSDEYQLLETVDGGTIDLRAADGRVNPGSSEIAYPVGYPDTDTYRIGYGDRGFETFHVDIPEELRGEVATLKFELTDGTVYLDDVFFQSISTKLGNPTFARPSETTHRENYLIEKPQYTLSYNDATKGPNWVSWQLNKSWLGNTTRPSETVPPGYPPAGFPDGTYPASPVDYPWLGDNDLPSSWVRTEGPDYRLNQRGMQKGHMTASADRNRTTKDIYSTFLTSNMLPQHRNNNQGAWQKFERNIRTSLENPSVARDYYIVAGGYGYDPNNAIGNKVSVGPDGRTVLDPNGTWTVNPKEILIPDFTWKIVVPLVAGQSIDDITANTEVVAIMVPNRASLVTPRDFPLPGETNRQITNWNNWQDWRVSIDYLESLTGYNFLSNLPETIQEKIEERDNGLLPS
- a CDS encoding pentapeptide repeat-containing protein, which gives rise to MDVEELYRRYAAGERDFPGVDLSGANFNIAKVTFLEELEPGQNELSGINLSGANLTGAKISFVNLSGANLSGTQLYDASVKNVNLNDANLSGSHLSLINTYDSSFKRANLKGAILSEAGMYTVDLEDANLSEANLQCATIRDSSLKRVNLEGAILWESGMSNCDLEGANLKKVLLDEAGFSDCNLRDAIFDEDNWWGRCYLRNTIMPGGTPLTNERD
- a CDS encoding DNA/RNA non-specific endonuclease; the protein is MNQLSATDAPALDAELDRIGVDRTQPNYALKLESGKSITHNRFVVPESGTLRFNLHVPNPSGGQLKVSIKGTESTTEEWQDLTPIELTRAADPDTLINPLDPNSLARPNAVGYYDYNVVGYRDPYTNNLAYAEQGFETFHLNVPDDLRGKPVLLQFNVEGDSQVYLDDVFFNSIHLKLGNPTFARPSEDTHRENYLIEKPQYSLSYNDAIKGPNWVSWQLNKSWLGTIQQEDLELNDPSKYPPVGFPPPILDTGSGITLTSPDSSYRANYFADYPWVADPTLPETWIKTQGPDYRRNQRDFDRGHMTAAADRSRTYKDIYSTFLTTNVLPQHRGNNRGESAWFALEDYSRDLVEEDNSELYIIAGGFDYSPAVPRGHSDLREIHNTISTNTRGRVVLDPDGILTPNPKTIGIPNYTWKIILPLEPGQGIADVTANTQVIAVITPNRRNRSTPDPNYRLPDSPSYPNGFLPNGVTNWKDWQQWRVNVDYLEELTGYDFLSNVPEEIQEIIETDSSSPLL
- the trxA gene encoding thioredoxin translates to MAVQKQFSSFEELLSGSDLPVLVDFYATWCGPCQMMAPILEQVSGQMKDKLMVVKIDTDKYEQLASQHHIYALPTLVLFKNGAEVDRIEGVMQAAQLIDRVQPYL
- the fabG gene encoding 3-oxoacyl-[acyl-carrier-protein] reductase is translated as MELLPETFQRLRGQVAVVTGASRGIGRAVALALAAEGAKVAVNYASSSAAADEVVAEIVAAGGEAVALAADVSKTEQVDLLTSNVMEKWGRIDILVNNAGITRDTLLLRMKLEDWQAVIDLNLTGVFLCAKAASKIMLKQRSGRIINIASVAGQMGNPGQANYSAAKAGVIGFTKTVAKELASRGITVNAVAPGFITTDMTKDVKSDEILKYIPLGRYGEVEEVAGMVKFLAADAAAAYITGQVFNVDGGMVMA